From the Clostridia bacterium genome, the window GACAAGCTTTCTCTTTTATTAATGAAGTGCTGGAAGATAAAAATGATATCATAAATTTCAACGGTTTTCACTTAAAGAAAATTTTTATTAAAGGAAAGCTTGAGTTTATATCATTTATTGCATCAGACCATAAGGAAAGTGAAAAATATCTTTTTCTGATTTCAATGAACATATTGAATATAAAAAATTTTTATGATGAAAAGTTTGATAAAGGCAGCTTTTTGAAGAGCATACTGACAGGGAGCGTTTTACCGGGAGATATTTCTGTAAAATCCCGTGAACTCCATATTACGCATAATATACCCAGAGTAGTTATACTGATAAATATTGAGAAGTCCGCAGAAGTATTTGCCCATGAGATTGTTCAGGAGTTATTCCCAAACAAGTCCAAGGACTTCATCATATTACTTGACAATGAAAATGTTGTATTGATAAAAGAGTTGAAAAATGCCGAGGACACCCGGGAGATCGAGAAAACTGCTCAAACGATTATTGATACACTGAGTACCGAATCCATGGTAAAAGCGATGATCGGTATAGGTACTGTTGTTGATAGTATCACTGATATAGGGCGCTCTTTCAAGGAAGCCCATACTGCTCTGGAAGTCGGAGGAATATTTGAGAGTAACAAATCAGTAATAAACTATAACAATCTTGGAATAGGAAGGCTTATTTATCAACTTCCTGAAAGCTTGTGCAGACTGTTCCTGAAGGAAGTTTTTAAGAGCGGATCTTTTGAATCCCTTGATTCTGAGTACATTTTGACTATTCAAAAGTTTTTTGAAAACAACCTGAATGTAAGCGAAACATCCAGACAGATGTTTGTTCATAGAAATACGCTTGTGTACAGACTGGATAAAATACAGAAGGTGACGGGTCTAGACATCACAAAGTTTGATGATGCGATAATCCTTAAATTTGCTATGCTTGTAAAGAAATATCTTGATAAAAATCATAATGAAGATACGGATTGATTTATTACACTACTGAATTTTTGTTAATGGAATAAATCATATTTTGTCAGAACAGACAAGAATTTGTTTAAAGTTTAAGAGGATTTTTTATATTAATTGTCGAAAATTTATCTTATGTTTTACCTTAATAAATTATTACTTTGTTTAGTTGACTGGGGTGTGTGGAGTGGTCGAGCTGAAAAACATAGCTAAAAAGTATCCGAATGGTACTGTTGCTTTAAGAGATGTAAGTATTAAAATAAATAAAGGTGAGTTTGTTTTTATTGTAGGTTCAAGTGGATCAGGAAAATCGTCATTGATAAAACTGATTCTCAAGGAAGAAAATCCTACTGAGGGAGAGGTCATTGTCAACGGTTTTGATGTGTCCTCCATGAACAGGAAGGAAATTCCTTATCTAAGAAGGAGTTTGGGAGTGGTTTTTCAAGACTTCAGACTGCTGCCTAATAAAACTGTATATGAAAATGTTGCCTTTGCAATGCAGATAACAGAAGCCCTTCCTAAGGAAATTAGGCGTCAGGTGCCTATGGCTCTGGCACTTGTAGGCATAAGCAGAAAGGCAAATGTATATCCGAATCAGCTTTCCGGCGGTGAACAGCAAAGGGTTGCCCTGGCAAGAGCACTGGTCAATAATCCGTCACTTTTGGTGGCAGACGAGCCTACAGGAAACCTGGATCCGGAAACCTCCTGGGAAATTATGAAGCTGTTAAACGAAATAAATCAGAGGGGTACAACAGTTATCATTGCAACTCATGAGAAAAGTATTGTAGATGCCATGAAAAAGAGGGTTATTGCTCTCGATAAAGGTATTTTAGTAAGGGATCAACAGAAAGGATTATACGGAGATGAAGATAAGAACTACCAAATATATAATTAAGGAAGGTATGCTTAATGCATACAGAAACAAACTTATGTCTCTGGCTTCATTAAGTATAGTTACTGCTTCTCTTGTCATTTTCGGAGTATTTTTTCTTTTTTCTATAAATTTGAATCATAATATTGCTGGGCTGAAGGAGCAGCCTGAGATAGAAGTATTCTGCCTGCCTGAGTTGGATGATACCCAGACAAAGCAGATTGAAGATGATATAAAGAATAATGCAGATATTCAATCATATACTGCAGTGACTAAAAAAGAAAATTTCGATAAAATGAAAAAAAGTATGCTTAACGGTAAAGAAAGCGTATTAACCGGCCTGGATGAGAGTTTCATGCCTGTTTCGTATATCGTCAAACTTAAGGACCCGCAAAAAAGTGAGAAAATTGTAAGTTATTATAAGGCTTTGAGCGGAGTGGAAAATGTAAAATATCCTCAGCAGGTGATTGAAATCATTACAAAACTTACTTACTGGGTACCTCTGATATGCGCTTTCCTTCTGATAATACTTCTAATCGTTTCGATGTTTATTATTTCTAATACTATAAAGCTAACGGTATTTGCCAGGAGAAGAGAGATAAACATCATGAAATATATAGGAGCGACTGACTGGTTTATACGCTGGCCTTTTATCATAGAAGGTGTTATAATAGGTTTAATAGGTGCATTATTTGCCTTTTTATTGACTAGCTATTTTTACAATGTTCTGGAAAATATGTTAAGCGACAATCTTTTTAAAATGGGTATCGACTTATTCAGAATGGTTAGTATAAAAGATGTTGCTCCTAACATAATCCTTATTTATTCTTTAATCGGAGCCTGCGTAGGTTCGATAGGAAGTTTCATATCAATTCGTAAATACTTGCATGTATGATGCTTTTTATATTATGTAAGGTTAACAATGTTATTTGTCGGAGGTTTAACTAATGAAAAAAGTAGTAGTATTCGGACTTGTTGTTACTATTACATTAGGCTGTGTGCTGCAGGTTCAGGCAGACAAGCTATCCCAGTACAAAAAACAGAGGAGTTCGGTAAACAATCAGCTTAATAAGATAACCAGCGATAAGAAGAAAGTAAAGCAGCAGATAGAGACTAAGAAGGACGAAAAAGAGTATCTTGAAAATGTACAGCAAAAGAAGGAAAAGGAATATGCCCAGTTGAAAAACGAGGAAAATGAACTGGAGCAGATAGCCAGACAACTGGAAGAGGAATTGAATGCAGCAGAGGAGGAATACGATAGCCAGAGGGAATTGCTTAAAACAAGGCTGAGAGTAATGTACGAGAATTCCAACGTATCCTACTGGCAGACGCTGATTGAATCAAAAAGCATTATAGACTTTTTTGAACGCTTGCAACTGATATCTTTAGTATCTAAAAATGATAAACGTCTCATGGAAGAACTAGATGTAGCCCGTCAGGATGTCGAACTGAAGAAACAGAAAAAGGAAGAAGCCAGGCTGGCAGTACTGGAGAAGGCTAGAAGTAAAGAAAAGGCTATAACAGATTTGAAGGTTTCCAGAGCTGATGTCGAGCAGGATTTAAAAAAATACGAAATTACACTGGAAGAGCTGGAAAAACAGGAAGATGAACTGAACAAACTGTCAAAACAGCTTAATTCCAAGATTCAGAGCCTTATGAGCAAGGGTAAGTATACCGGAGGAGTAATGAAATGGCCCTGCCCCAGCTCATCCAGGATTACATCTGAGTACGGAAACAGGTATCATCCGGTGCTGAAAAAGCGGAAATTACATACAGGAATTGATATAGGTGCTAAAAAGGGAAGTTCTATAGTAGCGGCAGCAAAAGGAAAGGTCATTAAGGCAGGATGGGAAACCGGATACGGTAATACAGTAGTAATTGACCATGGCGGAAATATAGCTACACTATACGCTCATTGCAGTAAGATACTTGTCAGTGTCGGTGATGAAGTGGAAACAGGACAAACTATTGCCAAGGTTGGTTCTACGGGTTGGTCAACTGGACCACATCTGCATTTTGAGGTTATAAAGAACGGCAGTTGCACAAATCCTGTGCCATTTTTAAAAGGAAAATAGTCAAACTATATATATGATTATTAAACCCGGATAAAATCCGGGTTTAATAATGTCTAAGCAAGCATAAAATATTATAAATTAAGAGATGTAAATAGTACTACTTTCTATTTCTTAATCCGAAATTTAGGGGGAGTGTTAATTTTGTATAAAAATAGAAGTAATCTTATTACTTTAATCACATTGGTGGTTGTGACTTCCATAGTTTCCTTCACAATATCCGCATTTGTCTTTATCGGATGGAATAAGCTGAATCCTGACAGTATATCTTTTGATACAAAGGTAGTCAGCAAGGAGAATATTACTAAATTCAATCAAGTCAGAGATATACTGAAGTCTCAATACTATAAGGGCGTAGATGAAAACATAATGCTTGAAGGGGCGATTGCGGGGATGGCAGAGTCTCTGGGTGACAGGTATACTGCATATTACCCTAAGGAAAAGTGGCAGGTTTTTGAGCAGGAGCTTGAAGGAAGTTTTGTTGGTATAGGTGTTACTGTAAAAATGGATAGTGATGGCCTTCTTACTATCATGGATATATATGAAGATTCTCCTGCACAAAAATCAGGTGTTTTGCCTGGGGATAAAGTTGTGAAGGTAGATGGCACTGATGTAACAAAAATGGAGGAAGATGCAATTATTAAGCTTATAAGAGGAAAAGAAGGCACAAAAGTGAAAATTACAATATTTAGAGAATCTGAAACGCGGTTTGTTGATATTGATATCACAAGACAGAAGATTAAAGAGGAGAATATTAAAAGTAAATTAATATCAAACAATATAGGTTACATCAAACTGGTGAAGTTTGACAGTGAGATTGCCAAATACTTTGAAAAAAGCCTTAATAAGCTGATAGATAAGGGAATAAAAGGATTAATCATAGATGTGAGGGATAACCCGGGTGGGTATTACAGGCAGGTTGTAGATGTGGCTGACTTGCTTTTGCCCAAATGTACCATTGTTTACACTGAAGATAAATATAGAAAGAAGGAGTTTGAATATTCAGACTCCAACCAAATAAAATTGCCAATAGTAGTCCTTGTGAACGGTAATAGTGCGAGCGCGTCGGAAATTCTTGCCGGTGCTATAAAAGATAATAAGAGAGGAATTCTTGTGGGAACAAAAACATACGGCAAGGGTTTGGTTCAGGCATCTTTTACACTGGATGACGGGTCTGGGATAAAACTAACGGTGCAAAGGTACTTTACACCCTCGGGGGTATGCATACAGGGAAAAGGAATAGAACCCAATGAAGTTATTAATCTCCCGGAGAAATATCAAAACATTCCTGTTTCGAGGATTCCTGCAGAAGAAGATACGCAGCTTCAGAAAGCTATAGAAATGATGCGGAACTAAGATAGTGTGACATGCTTGGTGAATTATTCATAAAATCTATCAAGCTGGCACATAAGGCCAAACTATATGTATAAAATCCGATATTCTCCATAAAATACCTGCTGAAGGGTTTGTGTGACAGACTAAAAATCGTAATAAGAACCCTTAAGAGCTAACTGGAGCTCGTAGGAGGTGTAGAGTTGGATAGGATGCAAAAAGAAGAGGATATGAAGTTGAAATACGAGATTGCAGTTGAGTTGGGCCTGTTTGAAAAGGTAAAGCGTGATGGGTGGAAAAGCTTGACTGCAAAGGAGACAGGTAGAATTGGCGGAATGATTTCAAAAAGGAAAAAAATGATGCAAGCAGAAAAAAGTCAGCAAATATGATTTGCTGACTTTTGTGTTATAATAAAATATATGCATTCAGGGGGTAATTATGTACACTAACTTTGCTTATATATATGATGAGATGATGTATGATGTTGATTATAAAAAATGGGCGGATTACATCGAAAAAATATTCAAGAGGTACAGACAAAAACCTTCATTGATTCTTGATTTAGGTTGTGGTACGGGAAGTTTTACTCTGGAGATGGCAAAAAGGGGCTATGAAATGATAGGTATAGATATTTCTCCGGACATGCTTTCATGTGCCCGTTCCAAAGCTGAGAATGCCGGTACGAATATACTTTACCTTAATCAGGACATGACGGAATTTGAGCTTTATGGAACGGTTGATGCAGTTGTATGCCTTATGGACAGTGTTAATTATGTCACAGTAAAAAAAGAATTGCAAAAGCTTTTTAAGCTGGTAAACAACTACCTGAATCCTGGAGGCCTTTTTATATTTGATATAAACACATGCTATAAATTTGACAAGGTACTGGATGGAAATGTGTTTTATGATGTAGGTGACGACATAACTTATATATGGGAAAACCGATTTGATAAAAGAAAAGGTATTTGCCAATTTGACCTGACATTTTTTGTGCGTGAAGGAATAAACTATAGGAAATATGAAGAAATACACCTTGAAAGGGCTTATACTCAAAAGGAGGTATCCCGTCTTATAGATAATTCCGGGATGGAATTGATTAATATTTATAACGAGATGGAGTTTAAACCTCCCTTTAATGAGAGCCTGAGAAATTTCTTTGTTTGCCGGGAAAGGGGAAAGACTAAATAAATAGTTATACTATTTACATACATATTGTTGGAAAAAGTGGAATTGAGGGGTACTAAATGGGTTTTTTTGAAGATGTATACGGAATGGTAAGGCAAATTCCCATGGGAAAGGTTGCTACTTATGGTCAGATTGCAAAAATGCTCGGCGAGCCGAGGAAATCAAAAATTGTTGGGTGGGCTCTACATGCGAATCCATATTATGGGGATGTCCCGTGCCATAGGGTTGTAAACAGAAATGGTGAGCTAAGTGGAGGATTTGCATTTGGAGGAAGTAAAGCTCAAAAGTTACTACTTGAAGAGGAAGGAATAATTTTTGATCAGGGAGAGATAATAAACTTACAGAAATATTTATGGAAACCTTAATATTGTGTATGTGTAGGGGTATGTCCAGGTGAAGAAATGAGCGGTTGTAGCGGGTAAATAACAGGATTTTGTTGACATAATGATGAAATTAATTCATTGACAAGCTGTTTAGACATGTGTTAAACTTTTAATTGTTTGATTGGTACGAATACTATACATACCAAATCATAGTAATTATTTCAGGAGGAGTGCAATAATGGAAAGAGGAAGAGTAAAATGGTTTAATGCTGAAAAGGGTTTTGGCTTTATTGAAAGAGACGGAGGAAACGATGTTTTCGTTCATTTTTCAGCAATAAACATGGATGGATTCAAGACATTGGAAGAAGGCGCTGAAGTTGAATTCGAAGTTGTTGAAGGAGCAAAAGGCCCTCAGGCAGCTAATGTTCAGAAGGCTATGTAATTAAAGTTAATTAGACTTTAACATAAATTCTAGTAGCCAGTAATTACCCCGGTATATAATATTATATACCGGG encodes:
- a CDS encoding helix-turn-helix domain-containing protein, encoding MSKKLFQNLVLQIREVIDWEFGITDDTGTIIACSDEDKVGQAFSFINEVLEDKNDIINFNGFHLKKIFIKGKLEFISFIASDHKESEKYLFLISMNILNIKNFYDEKFDKGSFLKSILTGSVLPGDISVKSRELHITHNIPRVVILINIEKSAEVFAHEIVQELFPNKSKDFIILLDNENVVLIKELKNAEDTREIEKTAQTIIDTLSTESMVKAMIGIGTVVDSITDIGRSFKEAHTALEVGGIFESNKSVINYNNLGIGRLIYQLPESLCRLFLKEVFKSGSFESLDSEYILTIQKFFENNLNVSETSRQMFVHRNTLVYRLDKIQKVTGLDITKFDDAIILKFAMLVKKYLDKNHNEDTD
- the ftsE gene encoding cell division ATP-binding protein FtsE; the encoded protein is MVELKNIAKKYPNGTVALRDVSIKINKGEFVFIVGSSGSGKSSLIKLILKEENPTEGEVIVNGFDVSSMNRKEIPYLRRSLGVVFQDFRLLPNKTVYENVAFAMQITEALPKEIRRQVPMALALVGISRKANVYPNQLSGGEQQRVALARALVNNPSLLVADEPTGNLDPETSWEIMKLLNEINQRGTTVIIATHEKSIVDAMKKRVIALDKGILVRDQQKGLYGDEDKNYQIYN
- the ftsX gene encoding permease-like cell division protein FtsX encodes the protein MKIRTTKYIIKEGMLNAYRNKLMSLASLSIVTASLVIFGVFFLFSINLNHNIAGLKEQPEIEVFCLPELDDTQTKQIEDDIKNNADIQSYTAVTKKENFDKMKKSMLNGKESVLTGLDESFMPVSYIVKLKDPQKSEKIVSYYKALSGVENVKYPQQVIEIITKLTYWVPLICAFLLIILLIVSMFIISNTIKLTVFARRREINIMKYIGATDWFIRWPFIIEGVIIGLIGALFAFLLTSYFYNVLENMLSDNLFKMGIDLFRMVSIKDVAPNIILIYSLIGACVGSIGSFISIRKYLHV
- a CDS encoding peptidoglycan DD-metalloendopeptidase family protein, with product MKKVVVFGLVVTITLGCVLQVQADKLSQYKKQRSSVNNQLNKITSDKKKVKQQIETKKDEKEYLENVQQKKEKEYAQLKNEENELEQIARQLEEELNAAEEEYDSQRELLKTRLRVMYENSNVSYWQTLIESKSIIDFFERLQLISLVSKNDKRLMEELDVARQDVELKKQKKEEARLAVLEKARSKEKAITDLKVSRADVEQDLKKYEITLEELEKQEDELNKLSKQLNSKIQSLMSKGKYTGGVMKWPCPSSSRITSEYGNRYHPVLKKRKLHTGIDIGAKKGSSIVAAAKGKVIKAGWETGYGNTVVIDHGGNIATLYAHCSKILVSVGDEVETGQTIAKVGSTGWSTGPHLHFEVIKNGSCTNPVPFLKGK
- a CDS encoding S41 family peptidase, which encodes MYKNRSNLITLITLVVVTSIVSFTISAFVFIGWNKLNPDSISFDTKVVSKENITKFNQVRDILKSQYYKGVDENIMLEGAIAGMAESLGDRYTAYYPKEKWQVFEQELEGSFVGIGVTVKMDSDGLLTIMDIYEDSPAQKSGVLPGDKVVKVDGTDVTKMEEDAIIKLIRGKEGTKVKITIFRESETRFVDIDITRQKIKEENIKSKLISNNIGYIKLVKFDSEIAKYFEKSLNKLIDKGIKGLIIDVRDNPGGYYRQVVDVADLLLPKCTIVYTEDKYRKKEFEYSDSNQIKLPIVVLVNGNSASASEILAGAIKDNKRGILVGTKTYGKGLVQASFTLDDGSGIKLTVQRYFTPSGVCIQGKGIEPNEVINLPEKYQNIPVSRIPAEEDTQLQKAIEMMRN
- a CDS encoding alpha/beta-type small acid-soluble spore protein codes for the protein MQKEEDMKLKYEIAVELGLFEKVKRDGWKSLTAKETGRIGGMISKRKKMMQAEKSQQI
- a CDS encoding class I SAM-dependent methyltransferase; the protein is MYTNFAYIYDEMMYDVDYKKWADYIEKIFKRYRQKPSLILDLGCGTGSFTLEMAKRGYEMIGIDISPDMLSCARSKAENAGTNILYLNQDMTEFELYGTVDAVVCLMDSVNYVTVKKELQKLFKLVNNYLNPGGLFIFDINTCYKFDKVLDGNVFYDVGDDITYIWENRFDKRKGICQFDLTFFVREGINYRKYEEIHLERAYTQKEVSRLIDNSGMELINIYNEMEFKPPFNESLRNFFVCRERGKTK
- a CDS encoding MGMT family protein, encoding MGFFEDVYGMVRQIPMGKVATYGQIAKMLGEPRKSKIVGWALHANPYYGDVPCHRVVNRNGELSGGFAFGGSKAQKLLLEEEGIIFDQGEIINLQKYLWKP
- a CDS encoding cold-shock protein, which produces MERGRVKWFNAEKGFGFIERDGGNDVFVHFSAINMDGFKTLEEGAEVEFEVVEGAKGPQAANVQKAM